CGTCCTGATCCTCCGGCGGAGCTTCGTCCACCGGCGTTTCGGGTGAGCTGTTACCCCAGCCGATCCGCGAATCCTCAATCACCTCGACCGAGCTGATCCAAAAGGTCACCAGATCCGCATAATCGCTGTATTCTTTGGCCGGCACAGCCACGTGAAAGCGAAAATCCCAGTTTTCCGCCTGCAGATAAAGGTCGGTATTGCGGTAGCTCATCCCGTCCTTATTCGTGAGATACACCATGCGGAAACAATCCAGCCCGGTGCGGTCGCTGGCCTCGTCATCCCGGGTCAGCTCCATATCCAGGCATTCTCCCTCCAGCTTTTCAATAGCCCCGTGCAGCCCGCCAAGTCCCGGGTCAGCCTTTTGCAGCCGGTCCTCCACCAAGTATATCTCACCGCTGAGCACGGTCTCGCGCTGATAGGTCCGGTCGCTATAAAGCACGTTCTCCCCCGGTTCTACGTCTTCCGTGGGCATATCGCCCACTACCAGCACCGGCCCATCCAGTTCAAAATCGCCTCGCTGCGCCACCCGCTTTTTTACCGGTGTGGGCGCGGGCGTGCTCTGCGCCGCGCTGGGCGTATTCGTCGGCGCAGCTGTGGGAAGCGCACCTTCCTGCCCGGTACAGCCGGTAAGCGCCAGCAGCGCTGCCAGCAGCCCGCAAGCCGCCTTTTTCATGCGTCCACCCCGCTTTCCCGTACAGCCTGGCGCAGGTTCAACACTGCGCCCGTTAAATAGAGCGCAGGCAGGATGAGCGCAAGCAGCCCAAAAGGGTTAAAAAGGCCATAGGCAATGCCCTGCGCCAGCACGACCCCCGTATAGGACGCGCCCAGCCAGCAGCAGACCGCGGCGGCGCGGGGCTTCTTGCCGCATACGATGCCTACGATCCCGCAGGTCATTTGCAACAGCGCGCTGCAGCCAAGGGTAATCAGCAGCTCCCAAACCAGGTTCGTGGCAATGATATAATCCAGGCTTTGTACCAATTCCGGCTCTATCGCCCCCATCATCCCGCAAAGTATGCCCATCATCGGAAGATAGAGCATGCATAATATGATGACCAACCCGGAAAAAATCACCATTATAATACCCGTGACCAGCAAAAACATGCGCCCCGGTGCCTTTCGCCTTTCCTGCGCCATCGCCCATGCCTCCTTTGCTCAAGCCGTCATCTTTTTTACTCTCTACTATTATAATCGAACTTGCGCCAAGGCGCCAGCCCTTCTTCTCCTTCGGGCGATTCTTGCTCATCCCGCCGCGCCTGACGTAAGCGCCTGCACACAGATAAAAAGACGCACCGCCCACCTTTTGGGGCGATGCGCCTTGCAGTTGTGTCTGAAAAGGCCCTTTAGGCAAACCAGCGCAGAAGATCCTGCTCCATCTCCTCTTTTTTGCAGCTGCCCTCATGGCGCACCGGCATCTCGCGCAGCGCGGCGATCTGCTCCGGGCAGCGCCAGCCAGTGGCCTGGGCCAGCTTTTGTGCCAGGTCCAGCTCATCCCCCTGGGCTTGCGCGGGGCCAAAGAGGCTGGCCATCACATCCCGGGAGAACTTGAAGGGGCTGGCCGTAGAGACCAATACGGTATGGGTCTCGTCCCCGGTTTGGCGCAGATAATCCCGATAGACGGAATAGCCCACCGCCGTATGGGTATCCATCACGTAGCCGGTATGCTGGAATACGGCGGCCATAGCGTGGGCGGTATCCTCCTCGCTGGCGCAGCCGGCCCAGAACTCCTGGCGCAGCTTTTGCGCCTGCTCCGGGGCGATCTGATAGACGCCCTCTCCCTGCAACTGCGCCATCCAGGCGCTGACCTGCGCCTCATCCTTATCGCAGATGGCGTAGAGCAGCCGCTCCAAGTTGCTGGAGATCAAAATATCCATCGAGGGGGACATGGTCTTGTAGAAAGGCCGCGTCCGGTCATACCGGCCGGTATCGAAAAAGTCCGTCAGCACGTTATTGCGGTTGGAGGCGCACACCAGTTTGTTGACCGGCAGGCCCATGTGCTTGGCGTAATAACCTGCCAGGATATTGCCAAAGTTGCCCGTAGGCACCACGAAATTCACCTTTTTGCCCACGGTGATGTCCCCGCGGCGGCACAGGTCCGCATAGGCGGAGAAGTAGTATACGATCTGCGGCACCAGCCGCCCCCAGTTGATGGAGTTGGCGGAGCTTAGTGCCCATCCTTTTTGCGAGAGCGCACCGTTAAACGCATCATCGGCAAAGATCTTTTTAACGCCGGTCTGCGCATCGTCAAAGTTCCCCTTAACGGCGCATACATGTACGTTGTCCCCTTCCTGGGTCACCATTTGCAGTTTTTGCGCCAGGGCCACCCCCTCCTCAGGGTAGAACACCGCTATGCGGGTGCCCGCCACGTCGCGGAAGCCCTCCAGCGCCGCCTTGCCGGTATCCCCGGAGGTAGCCACCAGGATCAGCACCTGCTTGCCGTCCCCGGCCTTTTCCATGGCCAGCGGCATCAGCCGCGGCAGCAGCTGCAGCGCCATATCCTTAAAGGCCAACGTGGGTCCGTGCCACAGCTCCAAAACGGAAAGCGCCCCGTCCAGGGCCGTCACCGGCGCCACATCCGCGTGGTCAAACCTGCCGGACGCGTACGCCCCATCTACCGCGGCGGATATCTCAGCCTCAGTATAATCCGTCAAAAACAGGCTCAAAATCCTTTTGGCCCGGCCCATATAATCCATCCCGCACAGCGCCGCGATATCCTCCTGGGTCAGCTGCGGCAGCGTTTCAGGCACAAAAAGGCCGCCATCGGTAGAGATCCCCTGTAAAATGGCCTGGGCCGCAGGGACGGAAAGGGCGCTTTGGCGCGTGCTTTGGTAATGCATATTCTTCCTCCAAGTTTTTCTAAAGTGAAGGCCCTTGCCCTCTTTTAATAAGAGCAAGGGCCCGCATATCTCCCAACTTTAAGGCCTAATCCTTCAACAGATATTCATCCAAGAAGGCGGGCCGGTCCTCCTCCGAACCGCTGACGCTCATGATTACGCGCACATTATGCTGCTCGGAAGCCTTGCTCAGCTGTGCAAAAAAATCGGCCAGGTCTTTGAGCTGCGCGTTGACGATACGCAGGAAGCCATCCACAAACAGAAGCTCCAAATCAAAGTCCTTAGCCATCATCCCGATTAAGAAACCTAAAAACATCTTGGGGTCCTCGATATTGTATTCCCCCGCATTGACAAACCTGACCTGGTATTTTAGATCATACATATAGCGCTGATCGTCGTCGATAAAAACCGTGTTCCCCTTCACCTGAGCGGCCAGTGTGTTGGCCAAGTCGAGAATCTTTTTGGTTTTCCCAGAGCCCTTCTTGCCATAGATCACCTGGATCATGTCCATCACGCTCCTTTTCTTTTTTTCATTATAGCGCATAATGGGCCAATCTGCCAACCTATAAAAATGGAAATTCGTGTGATAAATTTTGCGGCCGGGGAAAAACCCGGCCGCAATTACATAATCGCTAAAATTATATCCTCTTTTTCTTACTGGACCGGCACCCCATCCCGCGCCGGCCGGCGCGCGAAAAGGTTCAGGCACGCGCCGATGGTGTAGAGAATGGGCAGCACCAGCCCCAGCAATCCACTCCAGGCAAAGCCGCTCAGCGCCAGAGAGAGCACACCGCCAGATAGCAGGATCAGCCCAAAGAGCAGGCAGACCACCGCCGGCCCGCCCGGCTTGTTGCAAAGCGCCGTGCCCACGATGCCGGAGATCAAATTCAACACGATCATGATCATCCCCAGCCCCAGGGCCAGCACTTCACGGTGAACCGTAGGATTGTCCAGCATCACCTGCGCACCATCCATCAATTCCTCCATCGCTTCGGCCATATCCACATCTGCCAGGCCGGCCATGGCGCCCACCGAACCTAATACAGTGGCGCCCAAAAGCAGGATCAAAATCAGGATGCTTGAAAAAACGATCATCAAAATGCCCGGTACCTGTAAAAAGCCCTTGCCAGGCGCTTTGTACTTTACTGGCATGGCATGCGCCTCCTTTAACATACAAGGGGGGCCGGTCTCTGTTCAGCCGCCCCCCTTTTTAATCTCTATTCAGGCGATTACGCCACAGCGCCACGGTTCTTGACCGCGCCGATCAGGTAAAGGATCGGCAACACCAGGGCGATCAGGCTGGTCCACTGGAAACCACCCGCGATGATATTGATCACCACCATCACCAGCATCAGGATGGCGAAAACCAGACAGACGTTAGCCTTTTCCGGCTTGTTGGCAAAGGCGATACCAATAATGCCGCCCACAAACTCCAGGATAGGGGCAATAAAGCCGATGATCAGCGCGCCCATGCCCAGCGCTGCTACACCGGCCACTGCGCCGCCGCCCATCGCGCCCAGCGCGCCTAACGCAGCCAGGCTGATCAGCAGCAGGATAATCGCGATCGCGCTGAAGATCACCATCAGGATACCCGTAACCTTCAACCAGGTCTTGCCCGGCGCCTTTACATTCTCATTCATTGCAAATCTCCTCTCTCTTAGGCGCAGCGCGCCTTTTGTACTCTTTTATTATAGCGTATTCCTCTCGCCTCATCTACCCCTTTTAGCAGCTCCCCATCAGCCGCACGTAAAACTGGGCGGTGCGCACGATCTTCTCCAGCGGGATGCGCTCGTTATTGCCGTGGATCATGCCGCGCTCTTCCTTGGTCAGCGCCATGGCGCTGAAGCGGTACACATCCTCGCTGATGCGGCAATAATGCCGCGAATCGCTGCAGGCCACCATCAGGTACGGTGAGATCAGCGCCTCCGGCCAGGTCTGGTTGATGGCTTTTTTCAATTTCTCCCATCCCTCGCCCTGCGTGCGGCTGTAAGGCGAGGGGTTCATCCCGTGCACCCTGGTAAAGGTAATGGCGGGATTATCCACCACGCCTTTGAGGTAATCCATAGCGCTGTCCAGCGTATCCGCCCCGCAAAGGCGCATGTTGGCCCCCACGCTGGCGGAAGGGGGGATCACGTTATCCGCCGGGCTGCCCTGCATCTGGGTAAAGGCACAGGTGGTGCGCATCAGGGCGTTGAGCTCGCCGCCGCTTTTTTTGCAGATGGCATTGAGTACCGGTTTAAAGCACCACAGGTTGGCAAAGATCATCCGGTAAACAAAGGTGGAATGCCGCCCCAGGGTATCGAACATCTCCCGGGCGGGCTTGGTCAGCTGGAAGCGGAAGGGATGATTCTCGATATCCACCACTGCCTTGGCCAGCACCCCCACGGGCGTGTGCGCCGGCGGCGCGCTGGCATGGCCCCCCTGCCCCTCTAAGGACAGGCGCAGGTTCATCATGCCCTTTTCCCCGATGCCGATCAATGCGCAGGGCTGATTTACGCCCGGAAACACGTTTTCCACCACCGCGCCGCCCTCGTCTACCACAAGGGCGGGATGGATACCCCGCTTTTCCAGCTCGTCGACCATGGCCGGCGCGGTAGGCCCGGCGATCTCCTCATCCCCGGCAAAGGCCAGGTAGATGTCGTTCTCCGGCACATAGCCCTGGCCCAGCAGGGTCTCGGCCCCCTCCATCACGCCACAAAGCGTGCCTTTGGTATCGAGCGTGCCCCGTCCCCAGAGCACGCCATCCTCGATCACGCCCGCAAAGGGCGGTTTATCCCAGGCCGCCTCGTTGGCGGGCACCACGTCGTAATGGGCCATAAACACCGAAGGCGCGCCTTTTCCCCGCCCCTTCCAGTGGTAGAGCAGGCCGCTGCGGCCGATGCGCTCCAGGCTCATCGCCTCATGCACCCGGGGGTACAGCTCGCGCAGCAGCGCGCGGAACTTGTCAAATTCGGCCCTATCTTCCTTTTCCTGCTCCCGGAAAGATACGGTCTTGCACTGGATCATCCTTTGCAGGTCGCCCACCGCTTTCTCCTCATCCACCTGTGCCGGCGCGGGCGCCGCGGCCGCCTGCGCTTTGGGCTTAAAGGCCGCCGTGCGGATCAGGATCACGGCCAGGAATATCAAAATGACCGCCACTAAAATCAGCCATCCCATTATTTTTCGCCTACCTTTAATCGTATTTTAGAGTACGCCCTTTTTGTACAAAATGCGGGCCACGCCAATGGCCAGCAGCGCCCCTACCGGCACCAGCACGCCTACCGAGCTGGCCAGCGAGGGCACGCAGATGAACAGCACCACCATAAAGATCAGCGGCGCCAGGGCGATCTTCCAATTTTTGGATACGTACACCACCGCCAGCCCGCCGAACAGCGCGGGCAGGATGTTGTCAAAGGCCGGCTGCATGACCGGGGACTCCAAAAACGGCCGGATCTGCGCCAGCAAAATCACACCCAGGGCGATGATTACCGTGGTCACGATAGCCGAGACCGCGATAGCGATGGTGGAGATCACCTCGCCCTCCTCGCTGCCCGGTTCCACCTTGGCCGCCTCCATGGCGTTTAAGGCGCAGGGCACCTTCAGGTTGCTCAAATTCCCCGTGACAAAGCCCAGATAGCTGCCCCCGGTGCCCAGCATGGGCACGTAGGTGATCACCTCGATCACCCCCACCGTCCAGAAGATGGGGGCCACGCCCACAAAACCTTTGAGCACCGCGGTAAACTCCGGCCAGGCGTTATAGTAAATGCAGATGGCCGCGGGCACCATCAGCATCATTAAAAGCGCCCCGAAGGACCAGATGCGCCCGGCAAAGTGCACAGAATCCCGATAATCCCTTATGGTATTCATCTTGCTTTCCCTCCTTTAACCGGCAATGGCCGTCACCAAATTGGTGATGGGCAGGCTCAGCGCCATGGCGCCCAGCATGCTGATGGGCAGCGCGTAGTCCTCCAGCCACTTCCATTTGAACAGCTTGCGCAAAAGCCCGCAGATCAGCATGATGATGGCCGAGGCGATCATCACAAACACCGGTATCCAGCCCACTAGCCCCTGACCGATGGTGGCAAAGATCACACCTAAAAAGGCGGAGATCATCCCCAGGAAAAGGCCGGTGAGGAAGATATCTCCCCACTTTTGATCCTTGGATTTGATGCGGGTCAGCCCCTTTTCGATCTTTTTGCTGAATACCGGCACCAGCACTAGCCCTGGGATGATGCCCAGCGTCATCACCCAGGCAATCGCGGCAAATACCTGCGGATCGGTGATCAGGTTGCCCAGGGTGACCCCCTGCGCCGCGGCGGCCGTGGCGGCGGCCGTGGTCTCATAGGTCAGCGCGCCGATGACGCTTAAGCGCAGCCAGGGCAGCGGAAAGCCCAGCGCCTTGCTCAGCGCGATCACCCCCAGCAAGATCGCCACCGCCGGGGCGATGGTAAAGATCGCGGAGGATACCACAGTGTTTTGCAGCAGTTTTTTGTCCATCTTAAGCGCCTCGGCCCTCCGCCAGGCCTTGACCAGGAAAAAGACCGATTCGATGATCACAAACAGGATCACGATGGTTACGATGACATATAGAAAGCCATCGTTTGGGTTAAACATACGCCTCTCCCCTTCCCTCTCTTTTCGCGGCCGCGAATTTTCACCCTTTTTGCGGGCCGCGGTATGGGTTTATTATACCATAATTTCGCCACATTCCCGAAAAAAGGCGGGCAAAGCCCGCCTTTTTCATTCGCTCAATTCAAGGGTCCATTAGCAATCATTTTTCGCCCTGTATGCAAAGCCCGGCATTTAACATTGACGTAGAGGTAAAGAGAAATTTCTGTGCGAAGGCCGGCAGGCTTTCGATGGTATTGTCAGGATAGCAAAAGGCAAAAACGTTGAGGATATGTTCTTCCCCGCCAACCGGCAGTTCCCATTCAGGATATAAAATGACGGGGCGATCAACGGGTATCTGGCAGCTATACTTTTGTGGTAACAGAACGCCATCATAATAACCCACCAGTACCACCGGGACGGTTTGGCCCGCTATCGGCGCG
Above is a genomic segment from Luoshenia tenuis containing:
- the thrC gene encoding threonine synthase, translating into MHYQSTRQSALSVPAAQAILQGISTDGGLFVPETLPQLTQEDIAALCGMDYMGRAKRILSLFLTDYTEAEISAAVDGAYASGRFDHADVAPVTALDGALSVLELWHGPTLAFKDMALQLLPRLMPLAMEKAGDGKQVLILVATSGDTGKAALEGFRDVAGTRIAVFYPEEGVALAQKLQMVTQEGDNVHVCAVKGNFDDAQTGVKKIFADDAFNGALSQKGWALSSANSINWGRLVPQIVYYFSAYADLCRRGDITVGKKVNFVVPTGNFGNILAGYYAKHMGLPVNKLVCASNRNNVLTDFFDTGRYDRTRPFYKTMSPSMDILISSNLERLLYAICDKDEAQVSAWMAQLQGEGVYQIAPEQAQKLRQEFWAGCASEEDTAHAMAAVFQHTGYVMDTHTAVGYSVYRDYLRQTGDETHTVLVSTASPFKFSRDVMASLFGPAQAQGDELDLAQKLAQATGWRCPEQIAALREMPVRHEGSCKKEEMEQDLLRWFA
- a CDS encoding M20 family peptidase — encoded protein: MGWLILVAVILIFLAVILIRTAAFKPKAQAAAAPAPAQVDEEKAVGDLQRMIQCKTVSFREQEKEDRAEFDKFRALLRELYPRVHEAMSLERIGRSGLLYHWKGRGKGAPSVFMAHYDVVPANEAAWDKPPFAGVIEDGVLWGRGTLDTKGTLCGVMEGAETLLGQGYVPENDIYLAFAGDEEIAGPTAPAMVDELEKRGIHPALVVDEGGAVVENVFPGVNQPCALIGIGEKGMMNLRLSLEGQGGHASAPPAHTPVGVLAKAVVDIENHPFRFQLTKPAREMFDTLGRHSTFVYRMIFANLWCFKPVLNAICKKSGGELNALMRTTCAFTQMQGSPADNVIPPSASVGANMRLCGADTLDSAMDYLKGVVDNPAITFTRVHGMNPSPYSRTQGEGWEKLKKAINQTWPEALISPYLMVACSDSRHYCRISEDVYRFSAMALTKEERGMIHGNNERIPLEKIVRTAQFYVRLMGSC
- a CDS encoding DUF5058 family protein; protein product: MFNPNDGFLYVIVTIVILFVIIESVFFLVKAWRRAEALKMDKKLLQNTVVSSAIFTIAPAVAILLGVIALSKALGFPLPWLRLSVIGALTYETTAAATAAAAQGVTLGNLITDPQVFAAIAWVMTLGIIPGLVLVPVFSKKIEKGLTRIKSKDQKWGDIFLTGLFLGMISAFLGVIFATIGQGLVGWIPVFVMIASAIIMLICGLLRKLFKWKWLEDYALPISMLGAMALSLPITNLVTAIAG